The Alligator mississippiensis isolate rAllMis1 chromosome 11, rAllMis1, whole genome shotgun sequence genomic interval atacactaatgttCGTAgtatggagaacaagcaggaggaacttgccctcctgctagctgaaaccaacccagacatagtggggctcaccgaaatGTGGTGGTATCCAACACACGACTGGGTGGTGAACATcaggggctataggctgtacaggagggatagaagaaGGAGGAAAGCTGGAGGTGTGGCGCTctgtgtcaaagagcaatacacgtcctcaactaacaggatgggctcagaggaggggcagactaaagtgctctgggttagaatacaaaggggtcgggggaaagggacttgacggtggggtctgctatagaccacccaaccaggggaagagctagactgggaattctcacGTCGGCTCATGGatgcagttaagtcaagggacgtggtcatcatgggtgacctaaactacccagacatttgctgggaagagcagtcagccagctCTGACTGCTCAtataggttcctagccatgttacatgacctccatctaacccaggaggtgcacagccccaccaggggaaatgccttgttggatctggtctgGCCACaagcgacgacctggtgaggggactgtgggtgctcgaccacctgggcgacagcgatcatcgcctgctggaattcaccatccagtgcaaggtggcaaaggcctgcagcaaggcagcggccctggacttcaggagggcagatttcaatgaggtaaggagaatagttgggaaGGCACTGAGGACCCTGAgggaaggggagttgggagtccaagaagggtggtcgttcctgaagaagacaatcctccaagcccaaagggtggcaatcccaacatggatcaaagggggcaagagtgctcaaatgcccccatggctcaccaaaagcatgcaggaacatctcaaagctaagaaggaggcgtacacccaatggaagggaggggccatcgccaggaaggagtatacctccattgcttgggatTGTACGGGTGCTGTtgggaaggctaaggcggagatgcaactgggactagcgaccccgATCacggataacaagaaatccttctttaaatacatagcgggtaaaaagaaggtactgggtaatgtgagGCCTCTTCAGGACACACTTGGAAATCctgtggtcacaccagatgacaagctatcatatttaacaatttctttgcctccatgttTCTGAGCAGGAACCAAGTCATGCCCCCTACCgggatccctgatggtcccaggggaggtgcagccaggcccagggtcagtgaggacctagttagggaacttctggagggactggatgtgttcaaatcagcaggtcctgacaatctccaccccagagcgctgagggaattagcagaggtcattgcaggacccctcgCACAGTTTTACAAgcattcgtggtgctctggcgaggtgtcagaggactggaaaagggccagtgtggtccccattttcaaaaaagggaggaaggaggacccaggaaactataggcctgtttgtcttacctcggtcctagggaagctctttgagaaaattaaccaggtgcacatctgcgaggggcaagcaggggaggttatgcttaggggcaaccagcatgggttcattaggggcaggtcctgtcagaccaacctggtggccttctatgaccaggtcaaaaaatccttggacgcaggtgtcgcggtggacgtagtctttctggacttcaggaaggccttcaacactgtctcttaccccattctcattaaaaaattaggagattgtggtgtcaatgttacacagtcagatgggtcaccaattggctggacgattgcacccagagagtggtagtggacgggtcctattcgacctggagggatgtgggcagtggggtcctccagggctcggtcctcgggtccgcactgttcaacatcttcatcagtgatttggacgagggggtgaaaagcaccttgttcaaatttgcagatgacactaagatgtggggagaagtgggcatgctagaagggaggaaaaggctgcaattggatctggacaggttacaggggtgggcggatgagaataagatgggattcaacactgacaagtgcaaggtgctgcacctggggaggaagaaccagcagcagacctacaggctggggaactcccttctcgtcagtgcagaggcagaaaagaatcttggagtcagtattgatgccaaaatgaacatgggtcgacagtgtggggacacggtcaggaaggctaatcgcaccttgtcgtgcatccacagatgcatcatgagcaggtccaaggaggtgatcctccccctctatgcagcactggtcaggctgcagttggagtactgcctccagttttgggcactgcacttcaggagggatggggacagcatggagagggtccagaggaggccacccacatgatctggggggagcagggcaggccctacgaggagaggctacgggacctgaacctgttcagcctccacaagggaaggctgagaggggatctggtggccatctataaactggccaagggggaccagcaggcaatgggagagtccctgttcccctgagcactactgggactaacaaggaataatggccacaagttgactgagagtagattcaggctagacatcagcaGGAACTACACTGTccgggcagctaggatctggaaccaacttccaagagaagtggtgctggctcctaccctggtggtctttaaaaggaggctagatagacaccttgccggggtcgtttgaccccagcatcctttcctgcgcatggcagggagttggacttgatgatctgctcagatccctccTGACcgaaccaactatgaaactctggcagccatggggagggaggaggcatcaGCTGCAGTTAAGGGGCTGGAGACTGCCTGACTTGGCTACAgggccctctgcccctgggggaagAGACCTAGACCCGGCCTAGCCCCTGAGGGGCACTATACATGAAGGAGGGCTGTGTGGATTCAGGCCTGGACGGGACCTCAGCCCTCAGGAAATTCCTCCTCCTCAGGTCTCCAGAGTGTGTGTGGGAGACCCCCTGGCTCCCACCGGGGAGGGGGATTAAGGGGCTCCAACAACTTGGAGCTGCAGAATGAGACATGGCCCTTGCTCTCCTGGGGCACAAGTCTCAGCGCAGCTCTAGGCACATCTCTCTGTGCCGGGTTCCCCCGGTTCCTGAAAGCCCCAACGTTATCCCTGCCCTCACCTCAAGCTCAGAGGTGCTCCACCAGCCCACAGTACCACCCTTTATGGGACACTCTGGGGAGCCCTCACACCTTCACAGGAGTCCCTCAGCCCCAGacccctctctgctgtctgctgttTTACAAAGGAGAGCTAGACCCAAGGGACCAACTCTTCAGTGCAAAGTGCCTCAGCTGCACCGGACTCATTCAGTCAGTGCCTGATCACAGCAGAGGAAAGTTTGCCAACAAAGCAGTAGCATTTCTGAGTGCAGATGTGGTGCAGGCGTAGGCAGATAAAGGGTTAACTCTGAGGAGTCatccccaggggtccatgggAGGACGGAGGGAAAGTGAGAACAGCTCCAGACACAGGGACAGGTGCCAGGAGACGGGGCTGGAGAATCACGCTGGGCAATGCAGGCCCCGAAGCTGCAGGATCTaactgaggagccctgcagggagagaggggagacatcAGCATAGGGCAGGGACTAGCGGCACTGGGGAAGGGCCACTGGGGTGGGGATCTGACAGGCGCCAGGGCCTCCATAGAGGCTTGTCTGGAGCCTCCGGGTGGGGAGATGCTTTTGCAGGGCCCAGGATGCTCTGACCCTGGGAGTAGCACTAGGTTTGGCCCAAATGGCACTAATGAGGGAGATGGAGactcctcttcttcctcactgcAAATGCTCCATGTTCCAGCTCCCACccatgctgggctgggcaagTGTTGGGGtgaaagggcaggggcagccctccaTGGACACCCTGTACAGCCTGTGGtccctgagggggagggggcttcataGGGGTAGACTGAGATGGAAATTACCTGTTGGCTGGGGAACGGGGCGGCCTGGAAAACAAGGAGAGACATGGTGAGAGTCTCACCAGAGGCAGCCCCTCTGAGAGATCAGAGATCCTGCCCTAGCCCTGAGGTGCAGACCAGACCCCATTAgggaccccacctcccccattaAAAACCAAAATGACAATCTCACCCAAACAGGGCTGGATAGAGGGATTCACTGTGTGCACGGGTAGATATTTCCCTGAACTGGATTCACTACTCTGTGCTTTGGTCTCTATTTCCAGAGAACATTCAGTGAGGATGAATACTACCAGGGTCTCACTTGTGTAAGCCACAGTGTCAGCtaggaaggtgtgtgtgtatgttcgcTATATGACCCAAGACAGGCAGGGAGATATGGGCAGAATCAAGTGTCAGGAACAGCCCTAGACCAGACCATGGCTGTGCACATTTTGGAGGAGCCCTTGCTATGTTTCTCTTTTCCACCAAAAACAGCAATTGAACATTTAGGGAAGAAGGAGGTGGCGAGGGGCATCATCACTAAGGAAACTGATTCTGATAAAATTGGATGCAAGCGAAAATATACTATCCTTTCATACCACAGACAATTttcctcaaaaaagaaaaaataacccaCCTGCTGGAAATTGCAGTgagcattatatgtgagaaatatggtaagagcagcttCCACTAGTTCCCAGGTAGGTGTGAAAGCTGCATGGGccccacagggagcagagccatgagcagttctttctcctttctgctgctgctcctcatctCCTGGCTCCAGGAAAGGTCTGTTATTCTCCCCTCTACCATTCACAATGCAGGGGGACATTTTCTCCCTCGGTCTGTTGTAGGTGATACAGTCCTTCCCCTGTTCCACATCCTTCCCTGACTGTCTGGGCTAAGGGTGAGACCAGGAAAACTGACACCTGCAGGCCTTTCACTTCTGCAGGGCTGAGGATCTACATTATATTGCAGTGAACATAATCAGtctgccccaccagctgccaaAGCTTCCTCTGTTGGAGCAACAAGGTCAAAGACAAGGGCAGCTGAAATTAAGGTCTACTAGGACAATAAGTTTTGCCAGGGGAAAACCCTGGTCTGTGCCAGCAGACAAGCAACAGGACAGAGGAAAGAAGTTTGGGATAGAAGGCCCCCCCTGAAAGCTCAGCCCCATGAAGTCCCACAGCAGGTTACACtcaggtgcccccacccccttgggaCTGGCACCTCCTAACCCAGGGTCACtgccttgaagcagagaagagaaaatgCCCAGAGtcaaggcagtggcagctcttCCTACCCatggcccctgctctgccctgccccttagaggagggagggacagtaggatccatccccagccccaggagaTGAAAAACTGGGAagcccctgccagactccagGGCAGCTCGTACTGGGGTCTGAGAGGGAGTGGAGCATGCAGACAGACCTAAAGCTTGTGCATTTTTCCCCAACAACGCCTTGGTTCCAGCACCCCATCCGTGCCCCACTCACCTTTCTTGTTCCTCAGGAAGACGAGGAGTcccagcgccaggaagatcaGCCCCAACACGAAGCCCCCGACCCCTGTCAGCATCTTGCTCCTGGCCGAGTCTGCCTGCGCCTCTGTGGAGACAGGAGCCGGAGGTGAAGGGCTCAGTCcgggctcccaccccctgctcacacCCCTGCGCGCTGTGGGAAAGGGGTCTGACCACGGACAGCCCTTGTGGGGCTGCACGAAGGGAGACCCGTCCCCTCCAAGATCtcgggggctgccccaggctcccagtTCCTTACCCCAGAGCACGGTGACGGGGCCCGGCAGGCTGCTGTGCTCCACTTGGCAGGTGTAGACGTCCCCGCTCCGGGGGGTCATTTCCAGCATCACCAGGATCTGGAAGGTCCAGTCTCCGTTCTGCATCAGCTCCGTGGACACCACTCCGGCCGTCTGCTCCTGCCTGTTCTTCAACCATTTCACCTCGATCCCACCGGGGTAAAACCCCATCACGGAGCAAATCAATGTGTCTGGGTGGGCCTGGGCCCCTGATTTTGTTGGGGAGACTTTCACCTTGGGCTTCACTGAGGGGGAAAGAGATGGAGATAATGAGCTGGGAGAAAGAATGATTCCTCCATCAGGGAAAGttttctccctccatcccctgcccgtCTCAGTTTCTCTCACCCCAGACCCTTGAGTATATTTAAATCTTTACTTTGGTGCCACTGTAAAACTGCTGTTTTCTCACATGcagcacacatttttttccccaagaagagGTAACTGCGCTTTGCAATGTGAATCTTAACTGAggaatatggtaagagcagtttctgagCAAATGTATAAGTCAAATCTGCAGGGACTCTCAATAAGCAGAGCAAGTGGGAGCCTCCCTGCTGCTACTTGCTTACTTACAGTAAGAAAATGCGTTTCTTCCCCTGACTcatgttgttgctgctgcaagTTGCATTCAagataatatgattttttttttataattaaagcAAAACTTTAATTGCAGTTTCTTATTTTTAGTTGCAAATGACCTGAATCCAGGAGTGTCTTTCAAAGGCTCTGAATTCCCTTTTTCATTCAAGATGTCAGGGGGAGACCTCTCCATTTTGGAGACCAAGCTCTATGGATGCAGTACCAAGCGTCCTGTCCTGGGTTAATGGCTTCCAGCTGTGGACAGCCAGGGGCTTTGCTTGGGACTGCCAGAGAGTGGCAAAGATATCCCAGGTTTGggacctgcccctggccccaggagacCCCATCATGTGTCTCATAAGCAGGGGTTCAGGTGGCCGGGTAGAGGTGCAGCCCTGCATGCGAGTCCCCCTGGTCTGTTATTTGTCACCCTGTAGGTTGGCACAGCCTTACTCCACGGTGGCAGGGCTGGTGCGGAGGTGTTGGCGGCAGCAGTGAGTTTTGCCACCCTGCTCCATActgacctggcaggggaagcaccgtgaccacatAGGTgggctacccagggcaggggagacacCTTGATCCTGAAggtgagccccccccccaccttgcttgAGGCGGAGCaatgggggaggtggagaggagaaAGGCGCCGAGTTTAAAGGAAGAGGCAGCACGCAGGCGAGCGATGGTTATGGAGCACTTTGGAGCAGCGAGTGAATTGTCTAAGGCCTTGAATGCCAGCATGAAGACAGCGACTGGTGAGATGGCAGAGGGcgtggcggaggaggaggaggtcggGGAGTGGGCTACAATTGGCCGAAGAGGCAAAGTGGTGCCTTCGGAGAAGGGGAAGAGTGGTGGCACTGCCGTGCCAGAAGTTTCTGGAGAGGGGGCGGCCCTGAGGCAGGAAGAGAGGCAGAACTCGATAGGAAACAGGGATCCCGCGGGGATGTTTCCGGACACTTCCTATCCTTTGTGGGGAAAAGGAGACCCACGGAGAACAGTGAAACTGCGTGTTCAAGCCGCCCTGACCCCTGAGGGGTGAAGGGGCAGACCACTATGCCGAGAGCAGACGTTATGAACAAGATTCGGTTTGAGGAGTCGCACGTGAACCCGAAAGACTTAAGTTGCGTGGTGGCTTTTGATAATTTCCGCCACTGGAACATTACTTTCTGGAGGAGGGAGGCGTACTCTGCCTTCTGGGCTCGGTACACTGAAGTGGCAAAGGAGGAATTGCAGGGGCTGCGGTTTGAAACTGGTCAAAAGTACCGGGAGACGGCGTTATATATCAAGATGTATTCAGATGAGCTAGAGCAGGAAGATATGAGAAGGTGGCTGGAGGGGCGGGTCAAAAAGATCCCGGATATCCAGCATGTCCTGGACCAGTGGCAGATCTGGACCAGGGCCTGGAAAGCCAGAGTGGTCCTAGAAGAAGATCTGAGACACCCCGGTGGGGTTAGGCACCTGCCCTCCCTAGTGTCCATAGGGGCCAACCGCGGATACGTGACGTACCACGGCCAGCCGAAGCTGTGTAGCAGGTGCGGTGTGCAGGGCCACATAGCTGCCTTCTGTAGTCTGACGGTTTGCTACAGGCGTGGCGGCATGGGGCACCGACCGGGCCAAAGCCTGTAAGGAAAAAGTGGAGTGCACCTTGTGTGgaggtgaggggcacctgcagcgCCAATGCCCCCTGTCCTACGCCAACAAGGCACGAGAGTCTCACGCAACAGGGGAGAGGAGCGGAGGAACTCCGGGAGACGAGGAGACCAACATTTTAGACACAGGCACCCGCATAGTCGAGGAAACACTGGAGGTGGAGCGGAGGAACGACGTGATTGAGGCAGCCAGCCAGCTAGCTCACCGTGTTGGAAGAAGAGCAAGAGATGGAAGAGGAGCTGAGTGAGGGAGAGGGTGAGGAGACACAAATATCTGAGCCAGCAGACATGGACCTGGAACTGGCTGGGGATCGGGGGAAAGAGGCTTCTTcggtgaaaagaaagaagaaatggagtgcaaagccaaagaaaaagcggctagaggtggaagggggaaaggtCCAGGAGACAGAAGGGGGAGTGCTGGAAACAGCAGTGGGAACGAGTGGGAAGATGCCTGTGAAGGAACAAAAggttgaggaaggggaaggggaggaaagtgatgGTTACCTGAGCTCCTCTGCGATTGACCTTTTGGTCAGGACTACGGGGATGCAGAAAGGTGGGGGAGACACCTCAGATTTAAATAGCGACACGGACGACATCTGATGCAGGGTTTACTCTTCTGGAAAACAGCCTGGATGGCATTGACCATGGCATCTTTAAATGTACGAAGTTTATATGGGAAGCAGAGATGGGAAACAATGTCAAAAACCTTAAGGGACCTGCACACACAAGTGTTGTGCTTGCAAGAGTGCGGGATCCCATGGGGGAGAAATTATAAATATTTGGAAGAGCGATGGGGGGTTGGACCGtcgtggtggggggggggttcaaatGAGAATAAATCAGTGGGAGTGGGGATTCTGGCAAGGGAAGGCGGTTGGAAAATCAAAGACCAGCAGGTCTTGGAAGAGGGGAGACTAcagaaagcagtggtggaggtggagggcgTGGATGTGACTGTGTACAATGTCTACACCCCAGCCAAGGATGCGGAGAGGATGCCCTTTTTGCATAAATtgaggatgtgtgtggggggtgaagGACCGCGGATTGTGCTGGGGAATTTTAATTGCATTGTTGAAGAGGGTGGGCGAATTGGAATAGGGCAGGGAGTTGGGATGGGTAGTATGGGGAAGTGGCTGTGGGGGTGGATTAAAGATGAGGGGCTCCAGGACATTTGGGAAGGGTCAGGGGTGTTTACTAGAGTGGATCCGGGAGGATGGGGGCAATCAAGGATCGATTTTGTGCTGGTGTCAGAGGGGTTGGAGATCCGCAGGAAGCGACTGATCGATGTGAGTTTCTCAGATCATTGCGTGCTGTGGGTAGAGGTGGGCATCGGGCAGGGGCtcaagcaggggaaaggagtcTGGAAACTAAATGCCTCGTTATTGGATGATTCCCAGGAATGTATTGCCTTTGAAAGGGCGTATCGCCAGTGGCAAACCTTGCAACCCTTTTTTCCAACCCGGTGGGACTGGTGGGTAGAAATTAAGGGGCGCGTGCGAGAGTGGTTCGATGACATGGGGAGGAGAAAGGCACGACAGAAAAAGAAGGAGCTGGCATGCTTGCAAGGAGAAGTCCAAAGATTGTGGGAAGAGTTGAAGAAGGGGGAAGCAGTGAAGAAAAAATGGGAAAGGGCGAGAGAGGGGGTGAAAAATTGGTTCTGGACCAGAATGAAAGAACGGATGTTCCTGGCCAAGGCGCAGTGGGTGGacgagggggaggaatggggaaggTTTTTCGCTTTACAAGTGAAAAGCAAGAAGTGGGTGATGGAGGCACTTTGCACAGCCGATGGAGGAAGGGTGGAAGATGTGGAAGGGGTCTTGCAGGAGGTGACTAGATATTACGAGGATTTGTTTCATAGGAAAGCGGTGAGGCAGGAACAAGTGGAGGGACTGGTGGGGAGTTTGGAAAcaaaggtgggggaggaagggagagagagtctGAGAAAGGAATTAACGGAAAGCGAAATGCTGGGTGTCCTGAGATCGATGCCACTAAAGAAGACCCCGGGAGGAGACGGGATCCCGGTGGAGTTCTACGGGAAGTTTTGGGACTTAGTGAAGGGGGATCTCTTGGCCCTTTTTAAGGAATTCATGGCGCAGGGTCAGGTAGGGGAGGGCTTTGCCCCGGGTGTCGTGGTCCTGATTTACAAGAAAGGGGGACGGGAGCACTTTAAGAACTGGAGGCCAATCACCTTGTTGAATGCCGATTATAAATTATTCTCCAAGATCCTAGCGGCGAGGTTGGGGGCGGTGTTACCGCAGGTGCTGGGTGAGGAACAGATGTgcgcagtgggggggcagcgaaCGACACAAGCACTCTGGGTGCTTCGGGACACGCTGTCGTATGTCACGGAATGAAAGTGGAACATGCTAGTGGCGAGTCTGGACCTGCAAAAGGTGCACGACAGCATTGGACATGAGTTTCTGTTTCGGgttctggaagggaaggggatgcCAGGagaatttgtggggtgggtgcgGGCACTTTATGGAAAGGCTACGAGCAGGGTGCTGGTGAGGGGCTTCCTGGGGGAAGCCTTTGCAGTGGACTAGGGGGTGAGACAGGGGTGCCCGCTGTCGCCGGGGCTCTTTGTCTGCGCCATTGAGCCTCTGGCACAACAGATCGGGGGGATAGGGTGATTAGCGGGGTGAGAGTGCCGAGGGGAGGGGAATTGAAAATCCTCCTATACATGGATGATGTGACATGTGTAGTGAGGGATGAGGTGTCCCTGGGAAGAGCCTTGAAGCACTTAGACAAGTCTGGGGAGGCATCCGGAGTGAGGCTGAACGTGGACAAGAGCGTAGTGCTTGCGGTAGGGAATTGGGGGGAAATGAGAAACCTTGGGCTACAGGTGGAAAGGGAGGAACTGAAGGTGCTCGGCGTCTGGATGGATATCCAGGGAAAAGGGAAACGGGCTTGGGAAGTGTTGGAGGGGAGAGTGAAGCAGACGGTGGGGTTGTGGAGCACACGGGGGTTATCATCGAGGGGGAAGGTGCAAGCGATTAAACAGTGCTTGCTGCCGCTAATCCTGTACACGGCGATGGTGTACCCCCCGTCCTGGCGACAGTTCCGGCGGGTCCAGCGGGCCTTGTGccttttcttttggggggggggaagacagagAAAGAGGCTAGGACAGAGCTATATAAGGATGAGGGACTGGGGGGATGGGGCTTCCCCAACATAGAGACCTTTGTTTACGTGCACTTTTTGAAGATGGTGGTGAGGGAAGCGAGGGGAGCAACGGGCACGGAGACCAATTTCTGCAGGTTCTGGGGGGGAAGGCTCCTGAGAAGGCTGGGCCTGTTCGGGAGTGCATGGCAGGGAGCGTGGGCTTGGCAGATGTCGCTGCCCTACGCCCGACTTGGAGCCTTTGTTGCACAAGAAGGATTGCAGGGGTTAGGGATCGAGGGGCTGGGAGATGCCAAAAAGGTCTTTAATTTCCTGAGAGGAAAGCAGAGGATGTCGGATGTTGGGGAATTGAGACCGAagcaagtcagcagggtgtggaaaggactggtggggaaggactggaaaggggagcaTGAGGAGCTGGCGTGGAGGGTGGTGTGAAATGCTCTGCCAGTGCGACAGGTGCTCTATCGCTGGGGACTCTCTCGGTCCCCCAAGTGCCCAAGGGAGCTCTGCGATGAGCCCGAGTCGGTGACACGTGCTGTGGGACTGCTTTTACGCACaacgggtgtgggggaaggtgactACCTATTTGAAGGACACGGGAAGGGGAACGGGGGTGACTTCCAGAAATGTTCTCTATGGTTTATCAGAGGGGACGGATGGGACATGGGGGGTGCGGGTCTTAATCACCTGCACCAAAGTAGCACTATGGAAAGTACGCTCTTTGTTGGCTCTAAAGGGGTCGTGCTTTTCCACAACAGTGTCTGCAGTTAGCAATGCACAAGCTGCACTTCTACAGAGCCAGAGAAGGAAATATgaaagaaggaggggaaaaaaaattctggcaagagctggacttcagggggttgTTTCAGCCCAGCAGAGGTGTAGGCTAAACTAAGAGTCAGCCTTTGTGGGTAGAAAAGGCTGGCTAGGTTTGTACATGGGGTAGAGACAACAAAGGGACCTGTATGTTCTCGCTTTTCTTTTTCCGGGAAAGTACAGGATGTCTAACACGATATGTGTAATATGTGTTCGATAGACACTACTCAGGGATGTTTGTATATACTGTGTAAAAAAAATGAGATGACGGGTAATATGATACCAATTCCGATGTTTTTTTTTAGTATGTTATTTGGAGTATTGTATTATCCCTTTGTGAGGCCTCTCTTGGAGGTCGTTTTGAGCCTTTTGTTACGgtctggttttctaataaaatgtttttaaggaaaaaaaaaaaaaatcctgtgccaggtcccacccgctgggccacaaagcagctcctgcctggtggtgGTCCGGCCAAGCTATAGTCTcatgccccact includes:
- the LOC109286090 gene encoding DLA class II histocompatibility antigen, DR-1 beta chain-like; its protein translation is MGPGGMPGAGRRWAGAVLVTLAVLGPHVARCTEPPEHFLYQFKSECLYTNGTQRVRFLERLIWDQQFAHFDSDLGVYVADTELGEPDAKSWNRQKEWMKYNRGEVNRFCRCNYRVAEQGHAIDRSVKPKVKVSPTKSGAQAHPDTLICSVMGFYPGGIEVKWLKNRQEQTAGVVSTELMQNGDWTFQILVMLEMTPRSGDVYTCQVEHSSLPGPVTVLWEAQADSARSKMLTGVGGFVLGLIFLALGLLVFLRNKKGRPVPQPTGLLS